In the genome of Arachis stenosperma cultivar V10309 chromosome 6, arast.V10309.gnm1.PFL2, whole genome shotgun sequence, the window TTGAAGATGGAGGTCCTGTGACTGCCCAATGGCCTGTTGGAGACGATCTAATAATCGATTCCAACTTACCAACTTTTCAAGGATTTTGTTCCCTTGGTGGTAGCTTGTTCATTGCTGGTGGTATCATGTGTAACAATGGagcaaaatttgaatttgagctAAAATTGGAACATTTTTTCCCTGCAAAAATGTGGTGCCTCAAGTATGACGGTTCAACCTGGATTTGGAGTTTATGCGGAAGCATGTTCTACCACCGGATGAATCCCACAGTAGTCCCATACCATGGCAAGTTGTGCATCTTTGGGGGTGACATTGGAAATGGATATTGGGTTGAAATCTATGATCCAAAATCAGATTTATGGGAAAAAAGGGAAGTGTCCGATTATAAGTACGTAAGCCAGACTCCTAAATCTTACTTTTTGTGGGAGGACAGAACGGAGCCTCGTAAAAAGACCCtcattatgttttatttttcttctggCAATAATCAGTGGCTCAACTCATATGACTTCGAGGCCAACCTTTGGAAATCcctttactgcaatttaccgCCAATTCGTGATTGTTGTCCTAGGAAACTAATTCGTTTGGCATGTAGTAATTATCTCCTCATTGTTGACTCTGCCGATATGTGGTACATTTATGACTTTTCTAAGAGGAATCTAGTGGCAGATGTGCGCGTCAATGGTTTGGAAGAGCTGACTGGACGGGTGTCATATGTTTTCTGTTGCCACTGCACCAGCGAAGAAAGTCTGATTTATGTCTTCATGGAACTAGATGAAAAGGTTGTTGAAGAACATGGTGGTGATCCTGACCTTATTCCTTATGCTAGAGTCAAGCTCCAAATTAATGGTAACTTTTCTGCCAAGGTTGAATCCAAGGGTAATCTTAAAGTTGGTCCTTATAACAAACTCTATATGTAAGCATGAACCTTTCTCTGCTCTCTttgtttataattattataCTGTTTCAAACTTGCTCACTCTATCCATCGAGTTTCTTTGTACAGGTTTGCTGTTGGTGACCAAGACACTAAATTAAATGGAGGATTGTAGCTTAGTTTTGACTTTTGTGCATCATACTGGTATGGTGACATCATTCATTTTTTGGAGGAGCGGCCAAGGACCCCATACATTGAAAAGCCTAATTGCTAAGTGTAAGATTTAGACTTTAGAATACAATTTAGATAGGATGCTTGATCCAAGTTTAAGACCGAGTTTTTGGGTATTTAGCTAGAATTGAGACTATTCAACAATTTTTCTAATTTCACACccattttatattattattattttttgttttcaattagATTGGGACGATAGTCAAATTTTGAGACTTCTGAAATAATTAGCTAGTATTCAGAACATTCATAGGTGGAACCAGCATCGGCTTGGTGGCaataattttaaaggtttgtgTAGGGGTAGGGATCTTCATCCGGAACTTGTTTGTTGCGTCGGAGTGGAAGAGGGAAGATATAGGTGGGGTTGGATGTTAATAAATAAGCCTTGTCCTTTGAATGCTCTTTGGGCAACTTATGTTGAACACTCCTTTTTCTTTGGATTattgatgatgaacaaattTCTCTTTATTTGATCGATCCATTTGTTGTTTCACAAATCAGTATTATTTTGATCATTGATCTATGTTTGAATTGCACAGTCTATATTTAAAGTATACATGTTAGCTAAAGTGGAAAAGCTTAACACTTTCCCCAATAAAGAAAAGGAAGGTAGTAGGTGGAAGGTGGTTTACAAACTAAAGATGACTGGCAATGCTATGAGTAATTAGAAATTTCTTGCTTACAAACCGAAGGAGGAGGGCTGGAGGAGGGCTGTGTTAGATCTTCGACAACCAACATAAAAACATAGTTAAATCCTCATGACATGAATCATGAGTTTTTCATTGAAGGATAAATGTATAATTAGTAAATCTGTAAACAAGTTAATGGGTATATAGAAAAAGAGCTGCATATCTTGTTTTGGATCCTATAAGAAATGTTGTTTCTAACGAAGAGAAAAACTTCGTGTGTGTGAGCTTTTTTTCTCTcgtttttttagttatttagtaATGTATGAAGTTCTGATTTTGTACCTCTACTCTGTATGTGTATGGAATTTGGAAGCAATTTTTGAGAttccaatttaaaattttagtatgtgTAATACAATATAGTAATGATTGAAATTGATAAAAACTAGTACATATATGATTTGTTTGTCTCCCCAAACATTACATCAGACATCTTGGTTCAAACCCCAAATCTAAAATGATGTTTATTGGCGTACTTGTTAGTGACTGCATCATAAGCATACATTTAGTATCAAATTTTCcttcttttcattttattcCATAAACTATATTATTTATCGACACAAATTGTCAATTAAATAGAATAACAAAATCAACTTATATTCAGTTCAAGAATTAAGTTTCTAATATTGATTATCTACtatatttaaattgaaaatagtttagtgtataatttttttttctattcttttaatttgattaagACTATTTATTAACAGAATAAagtttttaaattctaattaatccatatttaataaatatattaatagttTAAAACTTATTAATTCACtagtattcttttttttttgacttGGTAAAACTCACTTACCATAAGTAGTTCATGCTTTTCTAACGAAACATACAAAAACAAATCAGTGTAGTCTTTGTAGTTATTATTAATGAAAGTTTACCATGAATAGTTAAATATGTGCCTCTAAATATTCCGTGCATAATAATTTGGAAAAGGGATTCCACACATGATCAACGTTGTAACCtataaagtaaattaaattatagCTCTCCTTGTTTCATTTGGTAAAACGTGTTTTTAGTTGGTTTAGCTCTCCTTCTGTTCATTTGTTAGAAATGCAAGTCATTCAAtccctttttcacttaatatattattatgaGTAAGTGTTTATACATTAATTAAACACTAGGTTAATTAAGAAAGAATATGTTATGGGAACGCGTTTgcgattaaaaatattttccttgTGAAATTAAATTTGACTCGATCTCACTTTTCATAGTCCAAATTCCACATTCAAAGTTTCCATATTATAAGAAGAAGAAGGCGCAACATAAACCCAAACTTCCAAATATTACAACACACATTTACACATACTCCAATCATAATCACAAGTTAGTCCAAAAACAATGGAAATTCAGGTAATAGAGACCTTGAAATTCTACCTACTAGACCACCCTTCCATAATATGGTTCCGATGGAGCCACACCCAATCATGGGGCTCCACGTGGCCATTTCTATTTGCGGCCGTCGCCATCTATGTTACTACTACACTTACCCTGCATTTCCTACTAAATCTTCTCCGGTGCCGCCGCCCCGTCCGCCTCGGCCCCATCCCCGCCATCCACAGCCTCATGATGTGTGCCGTCTCGGCCGTGATCTTCTCCGGGATGATCCTCTCGGCCGCAGCCGAAGCTAAGGACACGCGCTGGCTCTGGAGGCGCGTGAGAGCCACCCCTTTAGAGTACTTCCTTTGCTTCCCACTAGGAACGCGCCCCTCCGGGCGCGTGTTCTTCTGGTCCTACCTTTTCTACCTCTCCCGCTTCCTCCACTTCCTTAGAACCTTCTCCGCCGTCCTCCGGCACCGGAAAATCCCCTTCTTCCGACTGTTCCACCACTCCATGCTCCTGATCATGTCGTTCTTGTGGCTTGAATTCTCACAATCTTTTCAAGTCCTTGCAATATTGTTCTCCACTTTGGTGTACACCATGGTTTATGGTTATAGGTTtttggaagaaataggtttaggtTGCAAAGAAGGGTTTTGTTTCAGAATGAGTGGCCAAATGGTGGTTTTGGGATTCAACTTGGTTTGCCATGTTGGTGTGATATGTTTGCATTTCTTGAGAGGTGGGTGTAATGGAATTGGAGCTTGGGTCTTCAATTCGGTGCTTAATGCtgctcttcttttcttgttcttcaaGTCCCATGTGAAGCATAAAAAatgctaattaattaattttttttagacatGTTAATGTTATGTAAGTAGTTTAGTTCGATAGTACCTCACGTTTTATAGCTACGACCATTTTTCATTAGTAGAAATTCAGGTgtagtcgacttcacgtgaaattgatATTTGAGAGCTGTTAGTTGATTTGACTGATttcactaaatttttatctaacgagttatcaacttcacgtgaagtcgactccATCTAAGTTTTCACCTTTTTTATTAGGTGAAAAGAGATTAATagtatatttttcttttgtctcGGTAATTAGTCACCTAAAGATATCttggtaaaaaaattatagttaaAATCTTAATACAtgttatataaataatttagttaaatatattaaattgttaaaatatttttatggaGTATTGACCTAATGGCTAATGCTAAACAATAATAGGAGGCTAAATCTCTTGAAGCTATGAGCAACATTAGATCATATGATATTCTATATTATATAATCAGCTAGCTTTACACAGTTTACATATGTTTTGAGTTTTTGCCAGATGCatatttattgatttatttgttAGTTTAACTATTATGTATTGTTAATATAGAATTCACAGGGTCATTTATtcaaatgtttttatttttaagtatttttaaatGAGTGAATCAAtgaatcaaatatttttgttaatttaacatatataatcaGATATATGTGTAGAATATcaattaaattcttaatatttAACATATCGTGCTGCAACTTGATGCCTTCtaggaaaaaaaataacacaaacatgagtcttttctctttttttttttttggacattGGGTCTCTTATGGTTTATGTCTACCTCCTTTAATTTTGGGCCCATCTGTAATAAGCTCAGCCCAATAACATCAAATTAATTTTGACTTTAAATACGAGTGTcgacaaaaataaataaatagatagcAATAACACTGTGAGTTACGACTTACGAGTCagaccaaaagaaaaaaaaaaaaaaaacaacaacaaactgaggtatgaataaaaaataaaataaaaatactacgACTTATGATGCATATGTTAAATTATATCTTAAGACATAATTTCCGCTTATTTGTCAATATATTTTTGTGTGAACGAAGACAAATAAATTATGTTGAGTATATCTATATAATTAACAGTTGAGTGTCAATTTCTTCGTATGAATTTCGAATCCAAAAAGTCATTTGAAACAATTGATTTTACTTTTCTAGTGTatgattctaataaaaaattgtatGGTCATGAATAAGCGGCATATATAGGACTGCTGtgtaaatacataaataaataagaaaagtGTTATTTGAACTCTGAACGGATGTCTATGGACATTTTCTTCAAAACTAATAATGTGTATATATCCTATaagaatttaaatatatatattttttaaaatatataataaaaggcTACCAAGTACCAACCTTCTCCGATGGAATAGTCTACCTCTGTTCTGCTTTCTAGAAGATATGCATGCTATTTTGTGTGCGATAGGTTCATACTCaccataaaatattttatatatatatatatatatatatatatatatatatatatatatatatatatatatatatatatatatcaaagttatgcaattttattattaaaaattggtTCAATTTAGATTACAGACAGAAAttataataaagaaaatagaaaattttaactttaataaaataattttaaggagcaattatatatatataattgattttaaaaactaaattaaatattatctcAATTTTTGTAAATTGACaatgtataaaaattaaattatattatattaaatataacaaaattttaaagatagaataaaagaatgacaattattctaataaaaatatcaataatattcttttatgataatttttatttaaaaaaatataatttacttatttagtgatattttaaataaatataatatttttataatatataaaaaataaatttaataacttattattcaataattaaaataaaatatttttacataataaCAATCATAACATTTTTATTCGAGCGGCCACCTAAAGAATCAGCGAATCAGCACAGGAAGCAAAAGACTTGGGACAAAGTTAATGCATGATGGGATTGGAAACATCAAAGAAATACAAATGGAGAAGTGTAGAAATGGatcctcttattttttttaatattttaaaaaataaagtgtgatattttattttttattttataagtaaaacaaaaattaaataaaaaaataaaaaataaaattaaatattaaatattatttttttttttttgagaggATCCACTCCTAAAAAGTGTTTGTGTATGTAAAGCTTTGGAAGGAGTTAGGGAACCTTCCTCGGATAATTCGCCAACACCAACAACATAAGTGTAGACGTGTAGTGTATATATCACTTCATAAGCATAATTTTAAATGGATATTCTTCCTTAAAAAGCAAAGACACTATGGTTGGTGGATCATAGGGCCACACACCTTAATGGCTTCTTTGTTAAATTTTGGTGTGCTTTCTTTTTTATGCGGTGCTGGATTGGCGTGATTTATTTGACCCAAATAATGgatgtgataaaaaaaaattacaataaaaaaatgataaataacaagcataaataaattgaaaattaatttatttgatgcACATAAATTCAAGTTTAATAAATCATAAGCAATTTGGTTAGTTAGCTAATTCTTTTGCATATTGGCCATTTATCCTTTCTTAGAATAAGCTAAAtcaatgcttttttttttcccaaTCAATACATTTCGATTAGTTTGAATTtacaaaataaagattttgttaacaagagtaaaaaaatatataataaaatttttatacattcaatatatacaaagatttctaaatttattttcttttattctctcAACTAATATTCTCAGAGAACTCTAACTAAATTTCCAAGGTAATATAacagaaattatttttgtataaaaagaataaacagaaatctatatatatgtttgttCTAAAGAGTGAAAAATGAAGAGCTTGGAATAAGAAACATGGTGGGACAAACCATGACAAATGTTGGGACAAAGATAGACACATTCAGAGACATTAGTATCATTcctttatatataataagacAATGTAATTTACTCTCATTAtatatctctttttatttttttctcaataCAAGTagctattttatattttactatgtctatatattttatgtatattaTATAGAATTTTTATAGACACTAACTAAATATAATGATTATGTATGTTTTGACTAATAGGTCAAGAATGTATAAATCGTTATTATATTTACGATTAGATCTTTTGGGAGGTTAGGAGGgacttttgatttttttaagatGTATTTTAGTTGTATATTCCTCAAAATACCGAATACATAATGTATTTTGTTTGTTAATAAGGGTCAAAATTCCAAAAAAGTTTGTATATAGTAGATAAGATTTTAATGAACTTAAATGCATAATAGTTTAGCATAATATTAATAACAAACCTATTTtgtcctttttttttctaaaaattatatAGTCCCTAACAAGAAAAAAGAATTCCCTAATTATTCAATCGgtaaaattattctttttcaCCCAAAACAAAATTGTTTTCctgcttagtcaaaataatatcattttaaatgaaaaactcaatgtattttataaaataaataaaaatttaattttgatatacatATTTTTAAGTTTCATATCACAATAAGTtgcaaatatataaaatatgttaTAATTTAGACAGTTACATATCACCAAAACTGTTAAAGGaacaatataaatatttttatttatattttttcataaattacaacaatctcatctttttttataattgttttaGATTTATG includes:
- the LOC130935751 gene encoding elongation of fatty acids protein 3-like yields the protein MEIQVIETLKFYLLDHPSIIWFRWSHTQSWGSTWPFLFAAVAIYVTTTLTLHFLLNLLRCRRPVRLGPIPAIHSLMMCAVSAVIFSGMILSAAAEAKDTRWLWRRVRATPLEYFLCFPLGTRPSGRVFFWSYLFYLSRFLHFLRTFSAVLRHRKIPFFRLFHHSMLLIMSFLWLEFSQSFQVLAILFSTLVYTMVYGYRFLEEIGLGCKEGFCFRMSGQMVVLGFNLVCHVGVICLHFLRGGCNGIGAWVFNSVLNAALLFLFFKSHVKHKKC
- the LOC130935683 gene encoding uncharacterized protein LOC130935683, whose translation is MPLWLSLLPADISVSAISSTVAAATVTAATFFLVCKSHLCSHKENLITLHQEQPKRNPRGKILFVSPMGLSTSEGLCNLLESKGLVLEVVDARNYDPEDLPEENLILLVHSTSDFCYQHHRLWAYKEDDIKGAKDFASWLVHNAERFGIAAVVVKACNFTAFVVGKRDGKNLMAKATNHFRDLDHVQNGNHFEGWWGSVVATVSGDTVANGMCGESEPEDDVGCSDPKSIYMLVENVDVVDSKRTFRRRMLTITEANFMKNGSVDLEDGGPVTAQWPVGDDLIIDSNLPTFQGFCSLGGSLFIAGGIMCNNGAKFEFELKLEHFFPAKMWCLKYDGSTWIWSLCGSMFYHRMNPTVVPYHGKLCIFGGDIGNGYWVEIYDPKSDLWEKREVSDYKYVSQTPKSYFLWEDRTEPRKKTLIMFYFSSGNNQWLNSYDFEANLWKSLYCNLPPIRDCCPRKLIRLACSNYLLIVDSADMWYIYDFSKRNLVADVRVNGLEELTGRVSYVFCCHCTSEESLIYVFMELDEKVVEEHGGDPDLIPYARVKLQINGNFSAKVESKGNLKVGPYNKLYMFAVGDQDTKLNGGL